One window from the genome of Cyprinus carpio isolate SPL01 unplaced genomic scaffold, ASM1834038v1 S000006815, whole genome shotgun sequence encodes:
- the LOC109048468 gene encoding UBX domain-containing protein 10: MSAGGRMHVTRPKSSKGRSRPMMSPTLSVDSPSQSSSLSPQPPAPKANDRLNQSLRSRAILRPRTDILTEIFDRPPDEPVSLNKYRVLPSIEKKTGMDRTFGQGDSSSGICQHTSHVHTKACPDVTSGSETGRTPPEESGLLLAIRTPCGQRLKCHFRPTDQLHAVLTAAEAEFGESFDKCMIETMDVPRRTFTNLTMTLAQCGVLNKSVLCISQDDSNMDLT; this comes from the coding sequence ATGTCTGCTGGAGGAAGGATGCATGTGACCAGGCCCAAGTCGTCTAAGGGACGCAGCAGACCCATGATGTCTCCCACTTTGAGTGTGGATTCACCTTCCCAGTCCTCGTCTCTTTCACCCCAACCTCCAGCCCCCAAGGCAAACGACAGGTTAAACCAAAGCCTTCGATCCCGAGCCATTCTGAGACCTAGAACAGATATACTGACTGAAATCTTTGACAGACCCCCCGATGAGCCCGTCTCACTCAACAAATACAGGGTTCTCCCTTCCATAGAGAAAAAAACAGGTATGGACCGGACGTTCGGTCAAGGTGACAGCAGCTCTGGGATATGTCAACACACTTCACATGTGCACACAAAGGCCTGTCCAGACGTGACGTCAGGAAGTGAGACGGGTCGAACTCCTCCAGAGGAATCAGGCCTGCTGCTGGCTATCAGAACGCCATGCGGTCAGAGGTTAAAGTGCCATTTCAGGCCAACTGACCAGCTCCATGCAGTGCTTACGGCCGCAGAGGCTGAATTCGGGGAGAGCTTTGACAAGTGTATGATTGAGACTATGGATGTGCCACGCAGGACTTTTACAAACCTTACAATGACCTTGGCTCAGTGTGGCGTCCTGAACAAATCGGTTTTATGCATTTCCCAAGATGACAGCAACATGGATTTAACCTGA
- the LOC109048214 gene encoding ceramide-1-phosphate transfer protein, with product MADTFSLQRVLETFRSSLSEKKEVYIKYYIATGWQELVAFMNSLGNVFSFISKDVVSKIQILENFLSGENGSHYVTIQSMVKYELENELVDLTKRGSHPESGCRTLLRLHRALRWLELFLERLRTSTEDSKTSVMCSDAYNESLAQHHPWLIRKAVGVAFCAIPGRDTFFDVMHAGDHTQVVALLGESLPLIAEVYQITEDLYAKNNLLELP from the exons ATGGCAGATACATTCAGTCTTCAAAGGGTTTTGGAAACATTCAGATCAAGTCTGAGTGAGAAAAAGGAGGTTTACATTAAATACTATATAGCAACAGGATGGCAAGAGCTGGTCGC CTTCATGAACAGTTTGGGGAACGTGTTTTCCTTCATCTCCAAGGACGTGGTCAGTAAAATCCAGATCCTAGAGAACTTCCTTTCAGGAGAAAACGGATCCCATTATGTCACCATCCAGTCCATGGTGAAGTATGAGCTGGAGAATGAGCTGGTGGACCTCACCAAAAGAGGCAGCCACCCGGAATCCGGCTGCCGCACTCTTCTGAGGCTCCATCGGGCTCTGCGCTGGCTGGAGCTGTTCCTGGAGAGACTGAGAACCAGCACCGAGGACAGCAAGACCTCCGTCATGTGTTCGGACGCCTATAACGAGTCTCTGGCTCAGCACCACCCCTGGCTCATCCGGAAAGCCGTCGGCGTGGCGTTCTGTGCCATTCCGGGGCGTGACACATTCTTTGATGTGATGCATGCGGGTGATCACACGCAGGTGGTTGCTCTGTTGGGAGAGTCTCTGCCTCTCATCGCTGAAGTGTACCAGATCACAGAAGACTTGTATGCGAAGAACAACCTCCTGGAGTTACCTTAG